Proteins encoded within one genomic window of Bdellovibrionales bacterium:
- a CDS encoding TrbI/VirB10 family protein translates to MKSGEKLTIHKKNLVLLALVVISLSFMGYLFKEIFFTDSSVLIKTSEVPKPMEIPSQEMRTNDTGYEFKNSNNTTPTNRGKVKPKEVLKLKAHQIIDLNAETSPIESNSFGSTIRVKLLNDIDTREPEQICKVMVVGNSISEIPAKTLLFGKASLGASKRVLIRFDRAFLPDGDEAEFSAQAVDSKTNKNGIEGNYHGRNGLRAVGSMGLNMVSGISETLTQKESLGGFQGQVANKPTLKNAIFNGIAKTSEQEALRHAENLNNQPEYAELKSGSEFSVQILEKIVVN, encoded by the coding sequence ATGAAAAGTGGAGAAAAACTCACTATTCATAAAAAAAATCTGGTTCTCTTAGCACTAGTCGTTATTTCATTGTCGTTCATGGGATATTTATTTAAAGAAATATTTTTCACTGACTCGTCGGTTCTCATAAAAACAAGCGAAGTTCCAAAACCTATGGAAATTCCCTCCCAAGAAATGAGAACGAACGATACAGGCTATGAGTTTAAAAACTCAAATAATACTACCCCTACGAATAGAGGAAAGGTAAAGCCGAAAGAGGTACTAAAACTTAAGGCCCATCAAATTATTGATTTGAATGCTGAGACATCACCCATTGAGTCTAACTCATTTGGCTCAACAATTAGGGTAAAACTCTTAAACGATATCGATACGAGAGAACCAGAGCAGATCTGTAAAGTCATGGTTGTAGGAAATTCCATTTCTGAAATTCCAGCAAAGACTTTGCTTTTTGGTAAGGCGAGCCTTGGAGCGAGTAAACGAGTTCTCATTCGATTTGATCGAGCATTTCTTCCTGATGGGGATGAAGCAGAATTCTCAGCTCAGGCAGTGGATTCAAAAACTAATAAGAACGGCATTGAGGGAAATTACCACGGGCGAAATGGTCTACGGGCTGTAGGGAGCATGGGTTTAAATATGGTCTCGGGTATTAGCGAAACCTTAACCCAAAAAGAATCTCTAGGAGGCTTTCAAGGTCAAGTTGCTAATAAGCCTACTTTAAAAAACGCAATTTTTAATGGCATTGCAAAAACCAGTGAGCAAGAGGCCCTAAGGCATGCTGAAAATCTGAACAACCAGCCAGAATACGCCGAGCTTAAAAGTGGAAGTGAGTTTTCCGTGCAGATCTTAGAGAAAATCGTTGTTAACTAA
- a CDS encoding helix-turn-helix domain-containing protein, whose amino-acid sequence MKENQLEIEVRLDSDFLSTEEAAAFLRMLTKKGNPCAARVRNLVNQGRLPSYKPFGRLLFKKSDLLLIIDSSKQRRI is encoded by the coding sequence GTGAAGGAAAATCAGCTCGAGATAGAAGTCAGGTTAGACTCTGATTTTTTATCAACTGAAGAGGCTGCGGCTTTTTTACGAATGTTAACTAAGAAGGGAAATCCTTGCGCCGCAAGAGTTAGAAATCTTGTGAATCAAGGCAGACTCCCCTCCTACAAACCCTTCGGACGTCTATTATTTAAGAAAAGTGACTTGTTACTAATTATTGATTCTTCCAAACAAAGGAGAATCTAA